In a genomic window of Parambassis ranga chromosome 24, fParRan2.1, whole genome shotgun sequence:
- the prkrip1 gene encoding PRKR-interacting protein 1 homolog: MAAPTQKNNKAGKPGGKEAQPLIIAKTPAEEQRLKLERLMRNPDKLAPIPDRAKEWKPRAAPEFVRDVMGSSAGAGSGEFHVYRHLRRREYQRQDYLDKMSDKQDKDEEYLNKVEQNKQAADERTAKRRKKRDKLKQKKLMAKKAKLAADAEKDKSSDSSEEEEKEKEEEDEEEREAEDDAEAPSFIMGRK; the protein is encoded by the coding sequence ATGGCGGCGcccacacaaaaaaataacaaagctGGGAAACCCGGAGGAAAAGAGGCCCAGCCTCTCATTATTGCAAAGACTCCGGCGGAAGAGCAGCGTCTGAAGTTGGAGAGGTTGATGCGAAACCCAGATAAGCTTGCTCCTATTCCGGACCGGGCGAAAGAATGGAAACCGCGGGCAGCACCGGAATTCGTGCGGGACGTAATGGGCTCCAGCGCGGGTGCAGGCAGCGGGGAGTTCCATGTTTACCGACACCTTCGCCGCAGAGAGTACCAGAGACAGGACTACCTGGACAAGATGTCAGATAAGCAAGATAAGGACGaggaatatttaaataaagtggAACAGAACAAGCAGGCAGCTGACGAGAGAACGGCAAAGCGCAGGAAGAAGCGCGACAAACtgaagcagaagaagctgatgGCGAAGAAAGCTAAGCTAGCAGCTGATGCCGAGAAAGACAAGAGCTCAGACagcagtgaagaagaggagaaagagaaggaggaggaagacgaagaagaaagagaggctGAGGATGATGCTGAGGCCCCCAGCTTCATCATGGGGAGGAAATGA